A stretch of Trichomycterus rosablanca isolate fTriRos1 chromosome 8, fTriRos1.hap1, whole genome shotgun sequence DNA encodes these proteins:
- the phf6 gene encoding PHD finger protein 6 yields the protein MSAQRRGASARLSKCAFCRTNREKECGQLLVSDNQKVAAHHKCMLFSSALVTSQSDSESIGGFSVEDVKKEIKRGNKLTCSSCRRPGATIGCEVKTCRRTYHYCCALTDKAQTKENPSQGTYLVYCRKHRDASQDASDDDQDAANDSDSSPPRSRGRGRFEKSRIRGVPCSQSEDARSTSSQGLDDTESSSNRDRSPLRGSPSESGLRCGFCHAGDEENQTRGVLHCDNAKKVAAHYKCMLFSSGTVQLTTTSRAEFGNFDVKTVIQEIKRGKRMKCTLCGQLGATIGCEIKACVKTYHYHCGLEDKAKYIENMARGIYKLYCKNHSGNEERDEEDEERESRSRERAANNNRGSSPSSQVNGN from the exons ATGTCTGCACAGAGGAGAGGAGCTTCAGCACGTCTAAGTAAATGTGCCTTCTGCAGAACGAACCGTGAGAAGGAGTGTGGCCAGCTCCTGGTATCAGACAACCAGAAGGTGGCAGCCCACCACAAGtgcatg CTTTTCTCATCTGCCCTTGTGACATCTCAGTCAGACAGTGAAAGCATTGGGGGATTTTCTGTTGAGGATGTAAAGAAAGAGATTAAAAGAGGAAACAAATTG ACGTGCTCATCCTGTCGTCGACCTGGAGCTACTATAGGCTGTGAAGTTAAGACGTGTCGGAGGACGTACCATTATTGCTGTGCTTTAACAGATAAAGCTCAGACCAAGGAAAACCCCTCCCAGGGAACCTACCT TGTTTACTGTCGCAAACATCGAGATGCCTCCCAGGATGCCAGTGATG ATGATCAAGATGCAGCCAACGATTCAGATTCATCTCCACCACGAAGCAGAGGGCGCGGCAGATTTGAGAAGAGCCGAATCAGAGGCGTTCCCTGCAGCCAGTCAGAAGATGCACGATCGACTTCCTCACAGGGCCTGGATGACACAGAGAGCTCCTCAAAT CGAGACAGATCCCCTCTGAGGGGCAGTCCCAGTGAATCAGGTCTGCGCTGTGGTTTCTGCCATGCTGGTGATGAGGAGAATCAGACCCGTGGCGTGCTTCATTGTGACAATGCAAAAAAGGTTGCTGCCCACTACAAATGCATG CTTTTCTCTTCAGGAACCGTCCAGCTCACTACCACGTCACGTGCAGAATTTGGTAATTTTGACGTCAAAACTGTCATACAGGAAATAAAGAGAGGAAAAAGAATG AAATGCACCCTGTGTGGCCAGCTTGGTGCCACTATTGGATGTGAAATTAAAGCCTGTGTGAAAACCTACCACTACCACTGTGGCCTGGAGGACAAGGCCAAATACATAGAGAACATGGCCAGAGGCATTTACAA ACTGTACTGTAAGAATCACAGTGGAAATGAGGAGCGGGATGAAGAGGATGAGGAGAGGGAAAGTCGCAGTAGAGAGAGGGCTGCTAATAATAACAGAGGAAGTTCTCCTTCATCTCAAGTCAACGGCAACTAG